The following proteins are co-located in the Aquarana catesbeiana isolate 2022-GZ linkage group LG02, ASM4218655v1, whole genome shotgun sequence genome:
- the TOMM6 gene encoding mitochondrial import receptor subunit TOM6 homolog, giving the protein MAASNVERGAGSSGGGSQGWIRGMFRFITDRNDFRRNLLVNLGLFAAGVWVARNMADIDLMAPQPGV; this is encoded by the exons ATGGCGGCCAGTAACGTGGAGAGGGGAGCCGGCAGTTCGGGTGGAGGTAGCCAGGGATGGATTCGTGGAATGTTCCGCTTTATCACCGATAGAAATGACTTTCGCCG GAATCTCCTTGTGAACCTCGGCCTGTTTGCTGCTGGAGTGTGGGTAGCTAGAAACATGGCCGATATTGACCTGATGGCTCCACAGCCGGGCGTGTAG